Proteins encoded in a region of the Populus nigra chromosome 3, ddPopNigr1.1, whole genome shotgun sequence genome:
- the LOC133688328 gene encoding GDSL esterase/lipase At5g03820-like has translation MGNASSFWATFFLLVLVASVARGDPLVPALIIFGDSVVDVGNNNNLTTLIKANFLPYGRDYVTHRPTGRFCNGKLATDFTAEYLGFTTYPPAYLSPDASGRNILTGANFASAASGLYDGTAQSYSAISLTRQLSYYRDYQMKVVNMAGQARANDIFSGAIHLLSAGSSDFIQNYYINPVLRGLYSVDRFSDLLMSSYSSFIQNLYGLGARRIGVTSLPPTGCLPAAITLFGAGSNQCVERLNQDAILFNNKLNSTSQGLVQKLPGLKLVVFDIYQPLLDMITKPSDNGFFESRRACCGTGTLETAVLCNDRSVGTCSNATEYVFWDGFHPSEAANQVLAGDLLQQGFDLIS, from the exons ATGGGGAATGCAAGTAGTTTTTGGGctactttctttcttcttgttttagTTGCCTCTGTAGCTCGTGGGGATCCTCTTGTTCCGGCACTTATCATCTTTGGAGACTCAGTTGTTGACGTGGGTAACAACAATAACCTCACTACACTCATCAAGGCAAACTTCCTTCCTTATGGAAGAGATTATGTTACTCACAGACCAACTGGAAGATTCTGTAATGGGAAGCTAGCAACAGACTTCACAG CTGAATACCTAGGCTTCACCACATACCCACCAGCCTACCTTAGCCCAGATGCCAGCGGAAGAAACATCCTAACTGGAGCCAACTTTGCCTCGGCTGCTTCTGGCCTTTATGACGGGACAGCCCAGTCATAT AGTGCCATTTCTTTGACCAGGCAATTGAGCTACTACAGGGATTACCAAATGAAAGTTGTGAACATGGCTGGACAAGCCAGGGCCAATGACATATTCTCCGGTGCTATCCATCTCTTGAGTGCAGGGAGCAGTGATTTTATTCAGAATTATTATATCAACCCAGTCCTTAGAGGACTATACTCAGTTGATCGGTTCTCAGACCTTCTCATGAGTTCCTACTCTAGTTTTATTCAG AATCTCTATGGACTTGGAGCAAGAAGGATTGGAGTGACATCCCTACCTCCAACAGGGTGTTTGCCCGCCGCTATCACCCTCTTTGGCGCAGGAAGCAACCAGTGTGTCGAGAGGCTAAACCAAGATGCTATTTTGTTCAACAACAAACTAAACAGCACTTCCCAAGGCCTGGTGCAAAAGCTTCCTGGCCTCAAACTTGTGGTCTTTGATATTTACCAGCCTCTCTTGGATATGATCACGAAGCCCAGTGACAACG GTTTCTTTGAGTCGAGAAGGGCTTGCTGTGGTACAGGTACATTAGAGACCGCAGTGCTCTGCAATGATCGGTCTGTGGGAACATGCTCCAATGCCACAGAGTATGTGTTCTGGGATGGATTCCATCCCTCTGAAGCTGCTAACCAGGTCTTGGCTGGTGATCTCCTTCAACAGGGATTCGACCTCATCTCTTAG
- the LOC133689431 gene encoding ribonuclease 1-like, which produces MAIFWTQERKKHGTCSEPVLDQHGYFMQTQIEDATPEAIRFTPWIECNTDTSGNNQLNQIYLCVDTTGKNLIEFPVFPKGKCGSEIEFMETDDEECGM; this is translated from the exons ATGGCCAT TTTCTGGAcccaagaaaggaaaaaacatggGACATGCTCCGAGCCTGTTCTTGACCAACATGGATACTTCATGCAAACGCAG ATAGAGGATGCTACACCAGAGGCAATAAGATTCACTCCGTGGATAGAGTGTAATACTGATACATCAGGGAATAATCAACTTAATCAAATTTACTTGTGCGTAGATACTACTGGGAAAAATCTCATTGAATTTCCAGTGTTTCCCAAAGGCAAATGTGGTTCAGAGATTGAGTTTATGGAAACAGACGACGAAGAATGTGGTATGTGA
- the LOC133688936 gene encoding putative clathrin assembly protein At1g03050, which translates to MATSKIRRALGAVKDQTSIGLAKVGNSHSLSDLDVAIVKATRHEEYPADERHIREILSLTSYSRAYISACVNSLSRRLNKTRNWTVALKTLILIQRLLAEGDPAYEQEIFFATRRGTRLLNMSDFRDSRSNSWDYSAFVRTLALYLDERLEFRMQGRRGKRSAFGIEEDEEEAGQASVKSTPVRDMKIDHIFSRIQHLQQLLERFLACRPTGGARHNRVVIVALYSTVKESIQLYYDITEILGILIDRFMELEIPEAVKVYEIFCRVSKQLDELDNFYSWCKTVGIARTSEYPDIEKITQKKLDLMDEFIQDKSTMAQTKRATFEEPVNETDERKKCEDDMNAIKALPPPESYTETPVVEVQEDAAKEEEKKEINTQQEADLLNLHDDALSTEEHANNMALALFDGGAPAGPAQALAWEAFNDDTADWETTLVQSASDLTSQKVTLAGGLDMMLLDGMYQHGVKTAEMSATGYGVHGSASSVALGSAGRPAMLALPAPPVPNSSATTSANPDPFAASLAVAPPPYVQMSEMEKKQKLLVEEQLLWQQYAKDGMQGQAAFAKLQPNSYNMGGYTQGYYPRSG; encoded by the exons ATGGCTACGAGCAAGATCAGAAGAGCTCTTGGGGCAGTGAAGGACCAGACTAGCATAGGCCTAGCCAAAGTTGGCAACAGCCACTCATTATCAGACCTTGATGTGGCCATTGTTAAGGCAACCAGGCATGAAGAATACCCCGCAGACGAGAGGCACATTCGGGAAATATTGAGCTTAACTTCGTATTCTCGTGCCTACATCAGCGCATGTGTAAACAGCCTCTCCAGGCGTCTCAACAAGACCAGGAATTGGACTGTGGCATTGAAGACGCTTATTTTAATTCAGAGGCTGTTGGCCGAGGGTGATCCAGCTTATGAGCAGGAGATCTTCTTTGCAACCAGGCGTGGGACTCGCCTTCTTAACATGTCAGATTTCCGTGATTCACGATCCAATTCATGGGACTACTCTGCATTTGTGCGCACGCTTGCTCTTTATCTTGATGAAAGGCTTGAGTTTAGGATGCAAGGGCGTCGCGGGAAGCGTAGTGCATTTGGaatagaagaagatgaagaggaaGCTGGCCAGGCATCTGTGAAATCAACGCCTGTCCGTGACATGAAGATCGACCATATCTTTTCCAGGATACAACATTTGCAACAGCTCCTTGAGCGCTTTCTAGCCTGCCGCCCCACAG GGGGGGCGAGGCACAACAGGGTTGTAATTGTGGCTCTCTATTCAACGGTGAAGGAAAGCATCCAGTTATATTATGACATAACAGAAATATTGGGCATCTTGATTGATCGTTTTATGGAACTAGAGATTCCTGAGGCCGTGAAGGTTTATGAGATCTTCTGCCGAGTCTCAAAGCAGTTGGACGAACTCGACAACTTCTATAGCTGGTGCAAGACTGTTGGCATTGCACGCACTTCAGAGTACCCGGACATTGAGAAGATTACACAGAAGAAGCTTGACCTAATGGACGAATTTATTCAAGACAAGTCCACAATGGCACAAACCAAGAGAGCTACATTTGAAGAGCCAGTGAATGAAACTGACGAGAGGAAAAAATGTGAAGATGATATGAATGCAATAAAGGCACTACCACCACCTGAAAGTTACACGGAGACCCCTGTCGTAGAAGTGCAGGAAGATGCAGCAAAGGAAGAggagaaaaaggaaataaatacaCAACAGGAGGCTGATTTGTTGAACTTGCATGATGATGCATTGTCAACAGAAGAACACGCAAATAATATGGCCTTAGCTTTGTTTGATGGTGGTGCACCAGCTGGTCCTGCTCAAGCTCTTGCATGGGAAGCCTTCAATGATGATACAGCAGATTGGGAGACAACTTTGGTTCAATCAGCAAGCGATTTAACAAGCCAGAAAGTAACTCTTGCTGGTGGTCTTGATATGATGTTGCTTGATGGCATGTACCAACATGGGGTGAAAACAGCAGAAATGTCTGCGACAGGTTATGGAGTTCATGGAAGTGCTAGTAGTGTTGCCCTCGGTTCAGCTGGAAGGCCTGCAATGTTGGCTTTGCCAGCACCTCCAGTCCCAAATAGTAGTGCTACAACATCAGCAAACCCAGATCCATTTGCTGCCTCACTTGCGGTTGCACCACCACCTTACGTGCAAATGTCCGAGATGGAAAAGAAACAGAAGCTGTTAGTGGAAGAGCAGCTACTTTGGCAGCAATATGCGAAGGATGGAATGCAAGGACAGGCCGCATTTGCAAAGCTACAACCTAATTCTTACAACATGGGAGGTTACACACAGGGCTACTATCCAAGATCAGGTTAA